The Amycolatopsis viridis genome window below encodes:
- a CDS encoding LacI family DNA-binding transcriptional regulator, translated as MVDAAGRRRDARQAGAAMKSRDAGPTLKDVAALAGVHPTTASRALDPAKSHLVSEETRQRILQISAELGYQVNAMARSLRTGSSGLIGMVVADVSNPFLPPILRAIEHVIRHEGLMLLIAETHDDSRTMQEILGHFARRRVDAIILSAAHQGDLEVVRAAAASTPVVLAVRSVDGGKFPTVTHDDRLGGRLATQHLVELGHQDVAQLRGPEDVSSFSGRSAGFYSVLAETTAREVGSGLVAASPTVEEGRRLTAELLAAPGDRPTAIFAHNDQMAVGAMDALREAGLSCPRDISIVGYNDAPLADHIDPPLTTIRLPAAELGRRVARLALEQLSEEPVDTSTVRLPPELVVRRSTAPLTA; from the coding sequence ATGGTTGACGCCGCCGGCCGGCGGCGCGACGCACGACAGGCGGGGGCGGCGATGAAATCGCGGGACGCGGGTCCGACGCTGAAGGACGTGGCCGCACTGGCCGGTGTCCATCCGACGACCGCCTCACGCGCCCTCGACCCGGCGAAGAGCCATCTGGTCAGCGAGGAAACGCGGCAGCGGATCCTGCAGATCTCCGCCGAGCTCGGCTATCAGGTGAACGCGATGGCGCGCAGTCTGCGCACCGGTTCCAGCGGCCTGATCGGCATGGTGGTGGCGGACGTGTCCAACCCGTTCCTGCCGCCGATCCTGCGCGCCATCGAGCACGTGATCCGCCACGAAGGCTTGATGCTCCTCATCGCCGAAACCCACGACGACTCGCGCACGATGCAGGAGATCCTGGGGCACTTCGCGCGCCGGCGCGTCGACGCGATCATCCTCAGCGCCGCTCACCAGGGGGATCTCGAAGTCGTCCGCGCGGCCGCCGCGAGCACCCCGGTCGTCCTCGCCGTGCGCAGTGTGGACGGCGGCAAGTTCCCGACGGTGACGCACGACGACCGGCTCGGCGGGAGGCTCGCGACCCAGCACCTCGTCGAACTGGGCCACCAGGACGTGGCCCAGCTCCGCGGACCGGAGGACGTGTCGTCGTTCAGCGGCCGGTCGGCGGGCTTCTACTCGGTGCTCGCCGAGACGACCGCCCGCGAGGTCGGTTCCGGCCTGGTGGCCGCCAGCCCGACCGTCGAGGAGGGACGCCGGCTGACCGCGGAGTTGCTGGCAGCCCCGGGCGACCGGCCGACCGCGATCTTCGCCCACAACGACCAGATGGCCGTGGGCGCGATGGACGCCCTGCGCGAGGCCGGCCTGAGCTGTCCGCGGGACATTTCCATCGTGGGGTACAACGACGCGCCGCTCGCGGACCACATCGATCCCCCGCTGACGACCATCAGGCTCCCGGCGGCGGAGCTGGGCAGGCGCGTGGCGCGCCTCGCGCTGGAGCAACTGTCCGAGGAGCCGGTCGACACCTCGACGGTGCGCCTGCCGCCGGAACTCGTCGTCCGCCGCTCGACGGCGCCACTCACCGCCTGA
- a CDS encoding UPF0182 family protein, with amino-acid sequence MSLPKLSRRSRVLLIVAAVIVLALLLGARLLDTYVDWLWFGEVGARQVFNTVVVTRIVLFFAIGLLVGGSLALSLWIAYRTRPVFVPVSGADDPLSRYRSAVVGRIRLFGIGIPLVTGLIAGATGEGDWQRIQLFLHGTSFGQTDPEFGNDIGFYAFTLPFYQWLLGWLFVAVTISFVGALIAQYLFGGIRLAGRGGQLAGSARVQLAVTAGIFVLLKAVEYFFDRYNLLFSDRNAPLFYGATYTDLNAVLPAKLILLCISAICALAFFAGAFLRNIQLPAIALVLLILSGVLVGVAWPAILEQFSVKPNANQKEALSISRNMAATKTAFGLNNVQYEDYPGTGQATAADISADTTTVPNIRLLDPNVLSPTFTQRVGRENFYGFPAKLDMDRYSIDGKTQDYVVAAREINTANLTGNQTNWINKHMVYTHGNGFVAAPANTIDRAVSGANSDGGYPIAVTSDTQNPTGAGIDPAKPTAPGIAVQQPRIYYGELTNDYAIVGGQEGKAPGEYDSASSSNYRYDGSGGVNLGNWFNRLAFAAKYGERNILFSDAISDGSKIMYNRDPRDRVSKVAPWLTVDGDPYPAVVDGKIVWIVDGYTTLNNYPYSEQTQLGAATQDTLAGVARQANNNINYIRNSVKATVDAFNGSVTLYSVDDKDPVLKAWEQVFPGVVQPSSDITPDLRAHFRYPEDLFKVQRELLTKYHVTDPQEFYTTNTFWNVPQDPTQEGGTNVGASGLANQPGYYVLAQAPGQGGTTFQLTSPLTALQVQYLAAWMTVSSDPKDYGAIKVLRLPTTASGNSQVDGPVQVQNRFQSDSRFAEQRTLFSNQSVTVIFGNLITLPVGGGFLYVEPVYIQQRNQNSYPQLARVLVSYGSKVGFAPTIGEALKQVFGDQAGQAATAPTQQTPTTTPSPSTAPSTSTPPPAAGGASSNPALDQAVADIQSALTRLHQAQQNGDFAAQGQALAALDAAARAYENAKAGQTSSAPPQPGG; translated from the coding sequence GTGAGCCTGCCGAAGCTGTCCCGTCGCAGCCGGGTACTGCTGATCGTCGCCGCGGTGATCGTTCTGGCGCTGCTACTGGGCGCGCGTCTGCTCGACACCTATGTCGACTGGCTGTGGTTCGGCGAGGTGGGCGCCCGTCAGGTGTTCAACACCGTGGTCGTCACCCGGATCGTGTTGTTCTTCGCGATCGGGCTGCTCGTCGGCGGGTCGCTCGCGCTCAGCCTGTGGATCGCCTACCGCACCCGCCCGGTGTTCGTCCCGGTCTCCGGCGCCGACGACCCGCTGTCGCGCTACCGCTCGGCCGTGGTCGGCCGCATCCGGCTGTTCGGCATCGGCATCCCGCTGGTGACCGGTCTGATCGCGGGGGCGACCGGTGAGGGCGACTGGCAGCGCATCCAGCTGTTCCTGCACGGCACGAGCTTCGGCCAGACCGACCCCGAGTTCGGCAACGACATCGGCTTCTACGCCTTCACACTGCCGTTCTACCAGTGGCTGCTCGGCTGGCTGTTCGTCGCGGTGACCATCTCGTTCGTCGGCGCGCTCATCGCGCAGTACCTCTTCGGCGGGATCCGGCTCGCCGGCCGTGGCGGCCAGCTCGCCGGCTCGGCCCGGGTGCAGCTCGCGGTCACCGCCGGGATTTTCGTGCTGCTGAAGGCGGTCGAATACTTCTTCGACCGGTACAACCTGCTGTTCTCCGACCGCAACGCCCCACTGTTCTACGGCGCCACCTACACCGACCTGAACGCGGTGCTGCCGGCGAAGCTGATCCTGTTGTGCATCTCCGCGATCTGCGCGCTCGCGTTCTTCGCCGGCGCCTTCCTGCGCAACATCCAGCTGCCCGCGATCGCGCTGGTGCTGCTGATCCTGTCCGGCGTCCTGGTCGGGGTCGCCTGGCCGGCGATCCTCGAGCAGTTCTCGGTCAAGCCGAACGCCAACCAGAAGGAAGCGCTTTCCATCAGCCGCAACATGGCGGCGACGAAGACGGCGTTCGGGCTGAACAACGTGCAGTACGAGGACTACCCGGGCACCGGGCAGGCGACCGCCGCGGACATCAGCGCGGACACCACCACCGTGCCCAACATCCGCCTGCTCGACCCCAACGTGCTGTCCCCGACCTTCACCCAGCGCGTGGGCCGTGAGAACTTCTACGGTTTTCCGGCGAAGCTGGACATGGACCGCTACTCGATCGACGGCAAGACCCAGGACTACGTGGTCGCCGCCCGCGAGATCAACACCGCGAACCTCACCGGGAACCAGACCAACTGGATCAACAAGCACATGGTCTACACCCACGGCAACGGCTTCGTGGCGGCTCCGGCCAACACGATCGACCGTGCGGTGAGCGGCGCGAACAGCGACGGCGGCTACCCGATCGCGGTCACCAGCGACACCCAGAACCCGACGGGCGCCGGCATCGACCCGGCCAAACCCACCGCACCCGGCATCGCGGTGCAGCAGCCGCGGATCTACTACGGGGAGTTGACCAACGACTACGCGATCGTCGGCGGCCAGGAGGGCAAGGCTCCCGGCGAGTACGACAGCGCCAGCAGCAGCAACTACCGCTACGACGGCAGCGGTGGCGTCAACCTCGGCAACTGGTTCAACCGGCTGGCCTTCGCGGCGAAGTACGGCGAGCGCAACATCCTCTTCTCCGACGCGATCAGCGACGGCTCGAAGATCATGTACAACCGCGACCCGCGGGACCGCGTCAGCAAGGTCGCACCGTGGCTGACCGTGGACGGCGACCCGTACCCGGCGGTCGTGGACGGCAAGATCGTCTGGATCGTCGACGGCTACACCACTTTGAACAACTACCCCTACTCGGAGCAGACGCAGCTGGGCGCGGCGACGCAGGACACCCTCGCGGGTGTCGCCCGGCAGGCCAACAACAACATCAACTACATCCGGAACTCGGTGAAGGCGACCGTCGACGCGTTCAACGGCTCCGTCACCCTGTATTCGGTGGACGACAAGGACCCGGTCCTCAAGGCGTGGGAGCAGGTCTTCCCCGGTGTGGTCCAGCCGAGCAGCGACATCACGCCGGACCTGCGTGCGCACTTCCGGTACCCCGAGGACCTCTTCAAGGTCCAGCGGGAGCTCCTGACGAAGTACCACGTGACGGATCCGCAGGAGTTCTACACGACCAACACCTTCTGGAACGTGCCGCAGGACCCGACCCAGGAGGGCGGCACCAACGTGGGCGCCTCCGGCCTGGCCAACCAGCCCGGCTACTACGTCCTCGCCCAGGCGCCCGGCCAGGGCGGCACCACGTTCCAGCTGACCAGTCCGCTCACCGCCCTCCAGGTGCAGTACCTGGCCGCCTGGATGACGGTGTCGTCCGATCCGAAGGACTACGGCGCCATCAAGGTGCTCCGGCTGCCGACGACGGCGTCCGGCAACAGTCAGGTCGACGGCCCCGTCCAGGTGCAGAACAGGTTCCAGAGCGACTCGCGGTTCGCCGAGCAGCGCACCCTGTTCAGCAACCAGAGCGTCACGGTGATCTTCGGCAACCTGATCACCCTGCCGGTGGGCGGCGGGTTCCTCTACGTGGAACCCGTCTACATCCAGCAACGCAACCAGAACAGCTATCCGCAGCTGGCGCGTGTGCTCGTGTCCTACGGCTCCAAGGTCGGGTTCGCCCCCACCATCGGTGAGGCGCTCAAGCAGGTGTTCGGCGACCAGGCCGGTCAGGCGGCGACCGCGCCGACCCAGCAGACCCCGACCACCACCCCGTCGCCGAGCACGGCCCCGTCGACGTCGACACCGCCGCCTGCCGCCGGTGGCGCGAGCAGCAACCCGGCCCTGGACCAGGCCGTCGCCGACATCCAGTCGGCCCTCACCCGGCTGCACCAGGCCCAGCAGAACGGCGACTTCGCCGCCCAGGGGCAGGCGCTCGCCGCTCTCGACGCAGCGGCGCGCGCCTACGAGAACGCCAAGGCCGGCCAGACCAGCTCGGCGCCGCCCCAACCGGGTGGCTGA
- a CDS encoding PPA1309 family protein — MGSESNPAARPAVAALAREVEEFVAAAGWDQAPQLFALVPTAALLREQPELAGQLDPSSALTPVAQEPLPEGDLAEALGRIAWPEAVTGCALAQEIVVLPPSVESELSGTGDLDRLRQAAADHPDRTEARLVAAVLRDGPGACVMRLRGYAKTEDAEPADQVIEHPDLAPNLLDALRATLAP, encoded by the coding sequence ATGGGATCGGAGAGCAACCCCGCCGCGCGCCCGGCGGTCGCCGCGCTCGCACGTGAGGTCGAGGAGTTCGTGGCCGCCGCCGGGTGGGACCAGGCGCCGCAGCTGTTCGCGTTGGTCCCGACCGCAGCGCTGCTGCGCGAGCAGCCGGAGCTGGCCGGGCAGCTCGACCCGTCGAGCGCGCTGACGCCGGTGGCGCAGGAGCCGCTGCCGGAAGGCGACCTGGCGGAGGCGCTGGGCCGGATCGCCTGGCCGGAGGCCGTGACGGGCTGCGCGCTGGCCCAGGAGATCGTCGTGCTGCCGCCGAGCGTCGAGTCGGAACTGTCCGGCACCGGCGACCTGGACCGGCTGCGCCAGGCCGCGGCGGACCATCCGGACAGGACGGAGGCGCGGCTGGTGGCCGCGGTGCTGCGGGACGGACCCGGTGCGTGCGTCATGCGCCTGCGCGGCTACGCGAAGACCGAGGACGCCGAGCCGGCCGACCAGGTCATCGAGCACCCGGACCTGGCGCCGAACCTCCTGGACGCGCTCCGCGCCACGCTGGCCCCCTGA
- a CDS encoding YlbL family protein — protein MSESRDESTAPGAATGTKPGDGDQARDAHRATRPRDRAGLTRRGWTVVASGALIVVFGLIGAFVQVPYVAIGPGPTYDTLGQVKGAPVVEIDGQQTYPTAGELRMTTVSLNDEISLFGALGLWVSGRYALAPREEYFRPGESNEQVQQENVQQFQDSQSNAEVAALRHLGYPIKVLAQNIVENTPVSRVLAPGDRLLSVNGRTITTEDDVTAAVADTAPGQTVPITFQHGTEPPRTEQITLAANPDPSKKQGFMGLQPIDRADVPFQVKISLQDVGGPSAGLMFALAIVDRLTPGDMVAGEHVAGTGEISEKGAVRPIGGITFKLVAAREAGATVFLTPEANCAEAAAADPDGLKLVKVTSLDSALAALDALKAGQPTPSC, from the coding sequence GTGAGCGAGTCCCGCGACGAAAGCACTGCTCCCGGTGCCGCAACCGGCACCAAACCCGGCGACGGCGACCAGGCCCGCGACGCGCACCGCGCCACGCGGCCGCGTGACCGCGCCGGCCTGACCAGACGTGGCTGGACCGTGGTGGCCAGCGGTGCGCTCATCGTGGTGTTCGGACTCATCGGCGCGTTCGTCCAGGTGCCCTACGTGGCGATCGGCCCCGGCCCCACCTACGACACGCTCGGTCAGGTCAAGGGCGCGCCGGTGGTGGAGATCGACGGGCAGCAGACCTACCCGACCGCGGGCGAGCTGCGCATGACCACGGTGTCGCTCAACGACGAGATCAGCCTCTTCGGCGCCCTCGGGCTGTGGGTCAGCGGCCGGTACGCCCTCGCGCCCCGCGAGGAGTACTTCCGGCCCGGCGAGAGCAACGAGCAGGTCCAGCAGGAAAACGTCCAGCAGTTCCAGGACTCGCAGAGCAACGCCGAGGTCGCCGCGCTGCGCCACCTCGGCTACCCGATCAAGGTGCTCGCCCAGAACATCGTGGAGAACACCCCGGTCAGCCGGGTCCTCGCGCCCGGCGACCGCCTGCTGTCGGTGAACGGCCGGACCATCACCACCGAGGACGACGTCACCGCCGCGGTCGCCGACACCGCTCCCGGCCAGACCGTGCCCATCACGTTCCAGCACGGCACCGAGCCGCCGCGGACCGAGCAGATCACGCTGGCCGCCAACCCGGACCCGAGCAAGAAGCAGGGCTTCATGGGCCTGCAGCCCATCGACCGGGCCGACGTGCCGTTCCAGGTGAAGATCTCGCTGCAGGACGTCGGCGGCCCCTCGGCCGGCCTGATGTTCGCGCTGGCGATCGTCGACCGGCTCACGCCGGGCGACATGGTGGCCGGTGAGCACGTGGCGGGCACCGGCGAGATCAGCGAGAAGGGTGCCGTCCGGCCGATCGGCGGGATCACCTTCAAGCTGGTCGCCGCGCGTGAGGCCGGTGCGACCGTGTTCCTCACGCCCGAGGCCAACTGCGCCGAGGCGGCCGCCGCCGACCCGGACGGGCTCAAGCTGGTCAAGGTGACCAGTCTGGACAGCGCGCTCGCCGCGCTGGACGCGCTCAAGGCCGGGCAGCCGACCCCGTCCTGCTGA
- a CDS encoding zinc-dependent metalloprotease, whose amino-acid sequence MSNLPFGFGPPDPDKPGDNGPSEGGQQSGADAFNQLGQMLSQLGQMLSQAGSSSGPVNYDLAKQIALQKLSGSAGGTMGFASSGDADSAVRDAGHLAELWLDAATILPAGASATTAWSPRDWVHKTLPTWQRLCDPVAQQVSGAWVEALPDEAKQAAGPLLSMVGQMGGMAFGSQLGNALAQLAADVLTSTEVGLPLGPEGTSALLPANIEKFTEGLELPSSEVLVFLAAREAAHQRLFSHVPWLRQRLLATVEEFARGIKVDTSALEQLAGQVDPSNPASIEEALSSGLLEPQTTPEQQAALNRLETLLALVEGWVDVVVAEAVGDRLPGAGALRETLRRRRATGGPAEQTFATLVGLELRPRRMRAASALWKLVGDQHGVDKRDGLWSHPDLMPNAEDLDDPMEFSERLGQPGELDDMDPMAELERTKPEAKAEPETTPETKPDAAKDDGPEDDDSGH is encoded by the coding sequence ATGAGCAACCTCCCGTTCGGCTTCGGGCCCCCGGATCCCGACAAGCCCGGTGACAACGGGCCGTCGGAGGGCGGCCAGCAGTCCGGTGCCGACGCGTTCAACCAGCTCGGCCAGATGTTGAGCCAGCTCGGGCAGATGCTGAGCCAGGCAGGCAGTTCGTCGGGTCCGGTGAACTACGACCTCGCCAAGCAGATCGCGCTCCAGAAGCTGAGCGGGAGCGCGGGCGGCACGATGGGTTTCGCCTCGAGCGGCGACGCCGACAGCGCCGTGCGCGACGCCGGTCACCTCGCGGAGCTGTGGCTCGACGCGGCGACGATCCTGCCGGCCGGCGCGTCGGCGACCACGGCGTGGTCGCCGCGCGACTGGGTGCACAAGACGCTGCCGACGTGGCAGCGCCTGTGCGACCCGGTGGCCCAGCAGGTGTCCGGCGCGTGGGTCGAGGCGCTTCCCGACGAGGCGAAGCAGGCGGCCGGGCCGCTGCTGTCGATGGTCGGTCAGATGGGTGGCATGGCCTTCGGCTCGCAGCTGGGCAACGCGCTGGCGCAGCTCGCCGCGGACGTGCTGACTTCGACGGAGGTGGGGCTGCCGCTGGGTCCGGAGGGGACGTCGGCGCTGCTGCCCGCGAACATCGAGAAGTTCACCGAGGGCCTGGAGCTGCCGAGCAGCGAGGTGCTCGTGTTCCTGGCCGCGCGGGAGGCCGCGCACCAGCGTCTGTTCTCGCACGTGCCGTGGCTGCGGCAGCGGCTGCTGGCGACGGTGGAGGAGTTCGCGCGCGGCATCAAGGTGGACACGTCGGCGCTGGAGCAGCTGGCGGGCCAGGTGGACCCGTCCAACCCGGCGAGCATCGAGGAGGCCCTGTCGTCGGGGCTGCTCGAGCCGCAGACGACGCCCGAGCAGCAGGCGGCGCTGAACCGGTTGGAGACGCTGCTCGCCCTGGTGGAGGGCTGGGTGGACGTGGTGGTCGCCGAGGCGGTCGGGGACCGTCTCCCGGGAGCCGGCGCGCTTCGCGAGACGCTGCGCCGGCGCCGCGCGACGGGCGGCCCGGCCGAGCAGACGTTCGCGACGCTGGTGGGGCTGGAGCTGCGCCCGCGGCGGATGCGTGCGGCGTCGGCGCTGTGGAAGCTCGTGGGCGACCAGCACGGCGTCGACAAGCGGGACGGCCTGTGGTCGCACCCGGACCTGATGCCGAACGCCGAGGACCTCGACGATCCCATGGAGTTCTCCGAGCGCCTCGGACAGCCCGGCGAGCTGGACGACATGGACCCGATGGCGGAGCTGGAACGCACCAAGCCGGAGGCCAAGGCCGAGCCGGAGACGACACCGGAGACCAAGCCGGACGCCGCCAAGGACGACGGCCCCGAGGACGACGACTCCGGCCACTGA
- a CDS encoding M48 metallopeptidase family protein — MRNRDNTGQSSNPQLKVEVRRSARRRRTVSAYRDGDTLVVLIPASMSRAEEKHWVAEMERKLQRTETRRASPARESDAALLARCAQLSARYLDRQALPASVRWVPPMRTRWASCTPADRTVRVSDRLQNVPAWVLDYVLVHELAHLRVAAHNAEFWELVRRYPKTERAIGYLEGLSAAAGWGISELDEE; from the coding sequence CTGAGGAACCGGGACAACACCGGGCAGTCATCAAACCCGCAGCTCAAGGTGGAAGTACGACGGAGTGCACGACGACGGCGAACGGTCAGCGCCTACCGGGACGGGGACACCCTCGTGGTGCTCATCCCGGCGAGCATGAGCCGAGCCGAGGAGAAACACTGGGTGGCCGAGATGGAGCGCAAGCTCCAGCGCACGGAGACCCGGCGCGCGTCACCGGCGCGCGAATCGGACGCGGCGTTGCTCGCGCGCTGTGCGCAGCTGTCGGCGCGGTACCTCGACCGGCAGGCACTGCCGGCGAGTGTCCGCTGGGTGCCGCCGATGCGCACCCGGTGGGCGTCCTGCACCCCTGCGGACCGGACCGTCCGGGTGAGCGATCGGCTGCAGAACGTGCCTGCGTGGGTGCTGGACTACGTGCTGGTGCACGAGTTGGCACACCTGCGGGTGGCGGCCCACAACGCGGAGTTCTGGGAGCTGGTGCGGCGGTACCCGAAGACCGAGCGGGCCATCGGCTACCTCGAGGGGCTCTCCGCGGCGGCGGGATGGGGGATCAGCGAACTGGACGAGGAGTGA
- a CDS encoding TOMM precursor leader peptide-binding protein, producing MTDTMNSQRPVFLPERPWLRPGLEVFDRGPGELQIGLDPRHAVLGKGLPPDVVRALHHLDGNLRLESLLALVDSDHVELLRDLLTRLTRLGLVEEAWPPSAYSRTVNEAGLWSLSARQGHGETVARRRHSAVVLFGSGRLTVAMAVLLASAGVGQVRVEADGTVTEHDTGSGYTDSDIGRTRAAAAADAIRRANPATVTRRLRDGRLPELAVLADAVVPAPEVVRQLMHEKVPHLAVRVREGIGIVGPLVHPGRSSCLGCADLVRRSMDDRWPVVAGQLAGRTQPADLVTVQATAALATGQVLRALGPADGVPPGWNTTMEVDPYENTIYHRPWSPNPVCTCGARPEPQVSAAATPMAAENMVDKAESKE from the coding sequence ATGACGGACACCATGAACAGTCAACGCCCGGTCTTCCTGCCCGAACGCCCCTGGTTGCGGCCTGGTCTCGAGGTCTTCGACCGCGGTCCGGGCGAGCTGCAGATCGGGCTCGACCCGCGCCATGCGGTGCTCGGCAAGGGCCTGCCACCGGACGTGGTGCGCGCGCTGCACCACCTGGACGGCAACCTCCGGCTGGAGAGCCTGCTCGCGCTCGTCGACAGCGATCACGTCGAGCTGCTCCGCGACCTGCTGACCCGGCTGACGCGGCTCGGGCTGGTCGAGGAGGCGTGGCCGCCGTCCGCCTACAGCCGCACCGTCAACGAAGCGGGGTTGTGGTCGCTGTCCGCGCGGCAGGGGCACGGCGAGACAGTGGCGCGACGCCGGCACAGCGCCGTCGTCCTGTTCGGCTCCGGGAGGCTCACCGTCGCGATGGCGGTGCTGCTGGCGTCGGCGGGGGTCGGACAGGTCCGCGTCGAGGCCGACGGCACCGTGACCGAGCACGACACCGGCAGCGGCTACACGGACTCCGACATCGGCCGGACCCGGGCCGCGGCTGCCGCCGACGCGATCCGGCGGGCGAACCCGGCGACCGTCACCCGGCGCCTGCGCGACGGCCGGTTGCCGGAGCTGGCGGTGCTCGCCGATGCCGTGGTCCCCGCGCCCGAAGTGGTCCGCCAGCTGATGCACGAGAAGGTGCCGCACCTGGCCGTCCGGGTCCGCGAGGGCATCGGGATCGTCGGGCCGCTCGTCCATCCGGGCAGGAGCAGTTGCCTGGGCTGCGCGGACCTGGTCCGCCGGTCGATGGACGATCGCTGGCCGGTCGTCGCCGGCCAGCTGGCCGGCCGGACCCAGCCGGCGGACCTGGTGACCGTCCAGGCCACGGCGGCTCTGGCGACCGGCCAGGTGCTGCGGGCGCTGGGGCCGGCCGACGGGGTGCCGCCGGGCTGGAACACGACCATGGAAGTCGACCCCTACGAGAACACGATCTATCACCGCCCGTGGTCGCCGAACCCGGTGTGCACCTGCGGTGCCCGCCCGGAGCCGCAGGTCAGTGCCGCTGCCACGCCGATGGCTGCGGAGAACATGGTCGACAAGGCAGAATCGAAGGAGTGA